The Candidatus Polarisedimenticolaceae bacterium genome contains a region encoding:
- a CDS encoding glycosyltransferase family 2 protein, whose translation MADPAPFSVAIITLNEERNLGRCLRSVAFAADVVVLDSGSTDRTRELARDLGARVIEEPWRGFAAQKNRAAALGRYPWVLSLDADEWLAEGSEREIREALAAPRADAYAFDRVSSFSGGFVRRTWGKDRHLRLYRKDRARFEGAHVHESLRLDAGSATARLASPLYHLSYRSISDYVDRMNRYTTLAARALEERGTRFSAGRVVVSPAAAFAKHYLLKGGWRDGMRGFVVSAGSAFYVLLKYAKLWEATREVDREFRGLVPPTPEDPEPDATSPQSR comes from the coding sequence ATGGCCGATCCGGCGCCGTTCTCGGTCGCGATCATCACGCTCAACGAGGAACGCAATCTGGGTCGCTGCCTGCGCAGCGTCGCCTTCGCGGCGGACGTCGTCGTTCTCGACTCCGGTTCGACCGACCGCACCCGCGAGCTCGCCCGCGACCTGGGCGCGCGCGTGATCGAGGAGCCGTGGCGGGGTTTCGCCGCCCAGAAGAACCGCGCGGCCGCCCTCGGCCGCTACCCGTGGGTCCTCAGTCTGGACGCCGACGAATGGCTGGCGGAGGGATCGGAGCGCGAGATCCGCGAGGCCCTCGCCGCGCCGCGCGCCGACGCGTACGCGTTCGACCGCGTCTCCTCCTTCTCCGGCGGGTTCGTCCGGCGCACGTGGGGGAAGGACCGGCACCTTCGCCTGTACCGGAAGGACCGTGCACGCTTCGAAGGGGCGCACGTGCACGAGTCGCTCCGACTCGACGCCGGGAGCGCGACCGCGCGCCTGGCGTCGCCCCTCTATCACCTGAGCTACCGTTCGATCTCCGACTACGTCGATCGCATGAACCGATACACGACCCTGGCGGCGCGCGCGCTCGAGGAGCGCGGGACGCGGTTCTCCGCAGGGCGCGTGGTCGTTTCGCCCGCGGCGGCGTTCGCGAAGCACTACCTGCTCAAGGGAGGCTGGCGCGACGGGATGCGCGGCTTCGTGGTGAGCGCGGGCTCGGCGTTCTACGTCCTGCTCAAGTACGCGAAGTTGTGGGAGGCGACGCGGGAGGTCGACCGGGAGTTCCGGGGCCTGGTGCCCCCGACTCCCGAGGACCCCGAGCCCGACGCCACGTCGCCTCAGTCCCGGTAG